A portion of the uncultured Draconibacterium sp. genome contains these proteins:
- a CDS encoding YigZ family protein yields MDDQYKTIETPSTGYFKDKGSKFYSYAYPLKDEEEVKDLVAALKKEHHSARHHCYAWRLGTEEIRTRANDDGEPSSTAGKPILGQLQSYEVTNILVVVVRYFGGTLLGVSGLINAYRQATVEALNNAEILSKLIEIQYELKFEYAMLNTVMNKLKQDNLDIVSTDFQESCRLIFKARKSEDERAFQSFKEIYGIDIKRLD; encoded by the coding sequence ATGGACGATCAATATAAAACCATAGAAACACCAAGTACCGGCTACTTTAAAGACAAAGGCAGCAAATTTTACTCCTATGCCTACCCGTTAAAAGATGAAGAAGAAGTAAAAGACCTGGTTGCTGCATTAAAAAAAGAGCACCACAGTGCGCGTCATCACTGTTATGCCTGGCGACTGGGAACAGAAGAAATACGCACCCGGGCCAACGACGATGGAGAACCTTCATCAACAGCCGGGAAGCCCATTTTAGGGCAATTACAAAGCTACGAAGTAACCAATATTCTGGTGGTGGTAGTTCGTTATTTTGGAGGAACGTTACTTGGCGTAAGCGGCCTTATCAATGCCTATCGGCAGGCGACAGTTGAGGCACTGAACAATGCCGAAATTTTATCAAAACTCATTGAAATTCAGTATGAACTAAAATTTGAATACGCCATGCTGAACACCGTCATGAATAAACTAAAACAGGATAACTTAGATATTGTAAGCACCGATTTTCAGGAAAGCTGCAGGCTGATATTTAAAGCCCGGAAATCGGAAGATGAAAGAGCCTTTCAATCGTTTAAGGAAATCTACGGGATAGATATAAAACGACTAGATTAG